The DNA segment AAGCGTCTACGCATCAAGTCACCAGGCTCCCGTCGTCCTTCACTTCGCCGTCGAGACCGCTGGTCCTGTGTGCCCTCAGAGAAGGCGACAGAAGGAGGCGGCGAGCCGAAGGCGGAACACTCGCTACAGGCCGTCCACAGTCGGGGAGCCCTCATCACACGCGAAAGGGGCTTCCTGGCCTGGGCAGACTCGTTCCCGGATACGTCGCGCTGGAGGGAGCAAGATGATGAGAGTGTACCCCTTACTCGTCCTCGCTGCGATCTGGTCGGTTACGTCCTGCGCTCGCGGCGCTGATACAAAGCTCGAAGGGCTGTTCTCCGACCCGACGACCAAGTGGAGCCCGGGGCATAGCGGTACCCGCGCGCCGAAGGCCGTCACGACCGAGTTCGGCCCCGGCTACGAGTTCGAGTGCGACTTCGCACAGACCGACCCGGCCTACCCGCGCTGCTACTGGGACGCCGCCTTTGGTCCCGAGGACCTCACCGCCTACCCCTCGATCACCTTCCGGCTCTTCGTCAAGAACGCCGCAGCGGTGCAGTCGGTCTCAATGTACCTGCAGAGCGGCTCGGGATGGTACCTGATGAGGGGACTGGAAGCGCCCGCTGAGGGCTGGAATGAGGTGGTCGTGGATCGGCAGGGAGGCGTGCGGATTGAGGGCACGCCGACCGGCTGGCAGGCAGTAGACCATCTGCGCCTGAACGTGTTCCCGGCCGCGAAGGGCACCGTGACGATCCAGGTCGCCGAGATGCGTGTCAGCACGACACGACTTCCCCTGGCCCCGCCGTCCCTATTCCAGGTGCCCGAGAGCGACCGTCAACTGCCACGCACCGAGCGACGTGATGCCGCCGGGCGACTCCTGCAGACGCGGATGATCCTCGACGAGTCGGGCAGGTTCATCACAGAGCAGGACCAGCTTCTGGACCGCATCTCGCGAGCCGGGTTCAACGCCTTCATGCCCTGCGTCTGGCACGGGCGTGGAGCGCTGTACCGCTCGGACACGACGGTCATCGAGCCCGCCTTCGCCAAGTACTTCGAGGGTGGCAAGGACCCGCTCGCGGAGCTAATCCGCAAGGCCCATGCGCGGGGGATCGAGGTGCATCCGTGGTTCTGCGTCTCCTATCGCGGAAAGCCCGATCCGCACCCGGAGTTTGCCTCCGAGGGCGTGCCGAAGGGCGCCTATGACCTTCACGACCCGGCCTACCGGGCGCTCATCGTCAAGGAAATGGTCGAGCTGGCCAGGCGGTACGACGTGGACGGGATCAACCTCGACTACATCCGCACGCAGGGCGTCTCCTACAGTGAGATCGCTCGTGCCGAGTACCAGCAGCGGTTCGGCGTGAGCATGGAGCAAACACGCGGGCAGGCAACGCCCGAGGCGAAGCAGCGGTTGCTCGAGTTCCAGGAGACACCGGTCACGGAACTCGTTGGCGCGACACGGGAAGGGCTGCGGCAGGTGCGTCCGAAGGCCATCGTGTCGGTCTGCGGCCACCCTCTGCCGAAGCCGCAGTTGCAGATCGAGGGACGCAACGAGTGGATCTGGCTGGAGCGCGACCTGATCGACATCGCCTACTGCATGGACTACAACTGGCGCCCGAGCTTCGTCAAGTTCGAGACGGCGCGGGCAAGTTCGGTGGCCCCCGACCGGTTGGTCCTGATGCTGGGGAACTATGACAACGACGAGACCGGCAAAGTGATCTCGCGGACGGCCGAGCAGGTGGCACGGCTCGTCGACTACGCACTCCTGAAGTATCCGACGAACGGCGTAGCACTGTACTGGTACGGGTCACTGGACGAGGCACAGATCGGGGCCCTGCACAGCGGTCCCTTCCGAGAGCCCGCCGTGCCGAACTGGACGGTGAAGCGCTGACAGGGCCCCGTCACTCACCGCAGGAGGAAGGCGGCCTACCTGACTCAGGGCAGCGTCTCCTGTAGCGCCACGATCGCCTGCGCCAGCCGCCAGCGCAGGGTGTTGTACTCGTCGTGGGTCAGCCGCTCGGCCCAGCGCGTCTGGGTGATGCTGTCGTCGGTGTTGAGCACCGCCGCGAGTTCGACCAGCGCTCTCGTCGCTGCCTGCTTCTGAACTGCGGTGCCCTTCTCAGCCCGGGCAGCAAGCTGCTTGAGGGTCGCGACGTAGCGCAGGTCGTCAATCCCCTCGCGATGTGATTCCCAGTCCATGGTGGGAATCGGCGTGCCCTCGGGGCCAGGATAGGCGGCACACCAATCGCGGGAATCGGCGTCGAGGTCATTGAAGGGATCTGCGACGGGGCACTGATAGTGCCAGAAGTACATCGCCTCGGCAGGACGCTTGAGGAAGCCCAGCCCGCAGTTGTTCCGCGCCATCCTGCAATCATTGACGTAGCTGGAACCGTAGCGCATATAGCGCTTGCCGCGGGCGAGTAGCTGCTGTTCCTGGTCCGGCCTGTAGTCTACGTTGCCGCACCAAAGGTCGAAGGTGTCGCCCCACTTCTCTCCGGAGGCGTAGTTGTTCACGGTGATGTAGCTCGTGGCACCGGACACCTTCGCCACGAGACCACAGAGGTGGTTCGCCAGCTTGCCCCGGGCGTCGTCGTTGCCGATCTCATCCACGGGGTAGTACAGGAGCTTCAGCGCCGTGGGGTCGGAGGACACCTGCTCCAGCGCGGTGATCACCTGCACATAGCCCTCCTCAGGGTCCATCGTCGGCACGGCCGCCTTGATCTGCCTTTGGAAGGTGGTCTCGCGGTACGGGATTGGGCCCTGCAGCCCCAGGTCTCGCAAGTGCCGCAGGAAGGCCCGCAGATCCGCGGTATCTACCACGAGCTTGCCGTCCACGCCGGTGATCTTCGGCGCCCGGCTGATGGTCACCGCTCGCACACCGTGGGCGACCATGTCCCGCACCTGCTTGTCGAGGACCTCGTCCCCGACGCCGGTGTCGTGCCAGTACATGCCCACCACTCGTTCGGGGTCGTCGAGTTTGAAGGGCATCACCTGGAGGCTGAGTGTCGTCTGCCACTGCTTGCCTTCGGCGGTCTGGACTGTGACCGGCCCACGGTACTCTCCGGGTCGGGCATCCTCGGGCACTTTGATGGTCAGCCAGAACTCCTTCGTCACGTCCTTGCCCAGGTCGAAGGGTGCTGCGGGCTCCAGCAACTCGGGCATCACCTGGTACTCCGTGCTCCAGGAGGACCCCTTGCGCTGCGGCCAACACTTCACGGTCCGGACATCCCAGGCCGAAGCCGGGATGCGACCTGCCGCGGGTCCCTGGAGGTCGCCGACCGTCAGACTCACCGCCCGCAGGGGCTTCAACGCTCGCAGGGATACCACCACAGGCTCATACTCGCCGGGAGTTGCGAAGGTCGTCAGGGGTCGCTGGACAGCCTCAGCCGTCGGGACGCTGTTCGGGTAGAGGAGGGTCATCCACTGGGGTGTCCAGGCGATGAACCCGCGGTCGCTGTCCGCAGCCGTGGGCTCGACCATCGTTGCTGTCTCAACATAGGGAACCTCGTGGAAGGTGCGTGCGAAGTAGTCGTCACGATCCCGCTGGGCGGTAGCGCGTACTGCGGCAACACGCTTGTCGGCGAAGGCTACCTCCGCCGCCGTGTTGGTCGGGATCACGACGAGTCCGTTGAGCACAAAGCCTCGGGCGGCCAAGTCCGGGGAGTCAGCGTCAAAGGTCAGGTCGAGCCGGCCATCCTGCACTGTGGCGTCGAACACGACGTCCGTGCAGAGCGAAGCAGGGAACACGATGTCTGTGGCGACCCTTTTGCCCTCGGCCTCAATCCAGGAGGGCTGCTTGCCCTGGCTGCCATACTGGGTGTCTCCGTGCATCGTCATCACCCGGTAGGTGCCGTTGGGCACGTCGAGGGCGAAGGTCTGGCGTACCTGGGTGTGGTAGTAGGCCGAGGTCATCACGAAGTCGCGGTAGAGCGCGTCCATGTAGGACTTGCCCTTTGCTCCCCGGTCGCGCTCAGCAAGGCCCGGCACGGCCTGGCTCCCCGGGCCGAAGTTGCTCTCCACCATCGGCTGCCCGTCCTTGTAGGGGATCCAGCCGAACCCACGTTCCCTGCTGTATACGCACTTCGAGTCCGCCACGTAGAACTGCGCGAAGGAGGGCGAGTCCGTCGGCCCGAAGTCGAAGGCCCACCAGGTGATTCCGTCCGTTACCCGCTTCGGTGAGGAGTCCCCGGCCACCATCGTCGGCTCGCCTGACTGTGCCGCGGGTGTGCCCCATACCTCGATCTCGGAGAGGGTGATGTACCCCTTGCCCGGCTGGGCGATGAAGGCGAGGCGCAGCCCGTCAGCCAGCTTGTCGACGGGCAGTTCGTTCCAGCCACCGAGGGCGGGCTTGATGGTTCCGACGCTGAGGTTGTCGGGGAACTCCAGCGGATCGCCCTTCAGGAACACCTGCACCGACTCAGTGCCGTGCGGACCGGAGTTGAGCAGGTGCACGCGCACCTTCTGGAGGTGGCACATGCGCTTCAGGTCAACCAGCAGCTCCGCCGAGCCCTGGCGCTGCCAGTAGCAGTAGGGAGTGGGCTTGATCTTCCAGTCGTAGGACACCTTGCCATCGGTCAAGGCGCCGGCCGAGAAGGGCACGGTCGCCTTCTCCGTGTCGCCTCCGGCAAACTGAGGCGTCGGGCAGTAGACTCCCGCCGCATCTCTGGCCGTAAGCAGGATCGGCACCTGCGCCAGTCCCGGCGTACTGAGGCAAAGGCCGACGGCACAACACGCGAGTAGATAGCGGCACATCCTTAGGATCACCCCTGGGCTGAGACAGGCCGTTCGTGGAGTTTTCGCCGGCGGGCGGCGATGGCCTTCTGGAAGGCAGCGTCAGACTCTCGGCAGGTGCGACGGCCTATCTGGGGAAGTCGACGCCCGAGGCCTGCCCCTCCGCTGGTCTCGGCTACGCACAGCGAACGCACATCAGCCATACCGCGCACTCCTGAGACGGCGATGCCTGCGACGACACCGTCCCAGCCCATATGTCGGTGATCGCCGGGGCGCCTTGCCAGGAGAGGACGGCTTGAGCAGGAGGGCAGAGATGGCCGCAGACGAGCGTCGGGTAGTCGTAGCCGGGGGCCTGGGCTACACGGGCTCCTTCATTGCGTCGCACCTGCTGGACGCGGGCATGCAGGTGACGGCGCTCACGGCTCACCCCCGGCGTCCGCATCCTCTCCGAGGGCGCGTCACCGTAGCTCCCTTTGCGTTCGACGACCCGAAGGCGTTGCGCACGAGCCTGCACGGAGCACAGGTCCTCTACAACACCTACTGGGTGCGCTTCGACCGAGGCCAGGTGAGCTTCGCCGGCGCCATCGACAACACGAGAACGCTTCTGCGCTGCGCGGCGGAGGCCGGCGTCCGGCGAGTGGTACACCTGAGCGTCACGAACCCCTCTGAGGGCTCCAGGCTTCCGTACTATCGAGGCAAGGCGCTTGTCGAGAAGGTCGTGGCCGAATCGGGGCTCTCCTACGGCATCATCCGGCCGACGCTCATTTTCGCCCGCGGAGACATTCTGATCAACAACATCGCGTGGATGCTTCGCCGCTTCCCGGCCTTCGCGCTCTTCGGTGACGGCGAGTACCTGGTCCAGCCGGTCTCGGCAGAGGATGTCGCCCGGATCGCCGCTGAGGCTGGCTCCATGAAGGAGGACGCCGTCGTCGATGCCGCGGGGCCTGACACCTTCCCCTTCGGCCATATGGTGCGACAGATCCGCGCTGCCGTTGGAGGCCGGGCACTGGTGGTCGGCGTCCCGCCGAAGCCTGCGCTGATCGCAGCGACGCTCATCGGCCACCTGGTACGGGATGTGGTAGTGACGCGGGACGAAGTGGCGGGGTTGATGACGAACCTCTTGGTCTCCGCACAGCCGCCGCTCGGGAGGACGCGGTTCGAGGAGTGGGTTGCGGAGAACGGGGAGCACCTCGGACGGCAGTACAACTCGGAGCTGGCACGGCACTTCCGATAGTGTCGCTTCGGTGGCCCTGGTCGCGGCGGCGGTCGCCATCGTCCGATCCGGTGCGGATGCTGTGATATCCGGGGAGGACGACCGAGTTGCGAGGAGAAGTCAAGCCTGTGACCCTTGCCGACAGACACAGACAAGGGTCAGCGCGAGCGCAAAGGAGCTTTGCCGCTCCGAGTGCTCGGACCGCAAGCCCAAAGACACCACACCAGATCAAAGAGGGATGCCTGACCATGCCACAGACAGGAATCGGTGAAACGCCGCACTTCTGGTATCGCCTGCAGCCGGAGGGTATCTACATCGACTCGCAACTGAACAACAAGGCCTTCGCCTATGCGGACGGTCGGGTCATGCTGTCCGAGGACAACGGCCAAACCTGGCCCCACAGCCTGGCCTTCCCGAAGGCTCGCGACATCACTTTCAGTTGCATCCTGCACAACGGGAATGTGGTCTTCGCCACGAGCGCGGAGCTGTATGTCAGCACGGACAACCTCAAGACCTGCGAGCAGGTCACGGTGAAGGGTCTCGACGGCAGCGACTACCTCCCGCACACACCGCAGAATCCGGACAACCCCGGCTGGTACTTCCACACCCTCTCCGGCGTCACTTCGTGGGAGGTGAAGGGCACGGAGATGCTCGTTTGGGGGAACTACTGCAACGTGCTCGGCGGCGCGACGCCGGTCAACATCTACTATTCGACCGACGGGGGCCGGACCGTCAAGCTCGCCTACGCTTTCGGCCAGAACCCCCTCTTCACAGACAATGGCACCCCGGGAGGAGGCCGTGGTGGCACGCTCCTGGGCAATCCCGACAA comes from the Armatimonadia bacterium genome and includes:
- a CDS encoding family 10 glycosylhydrolase → MMRVYPLLVLAAIWSVTSCARGADTKLEGLFSDPTTKWSPGHSGTRAPKAVTTEFGPGYEFECDFAQTDPAYPRCYWDAAFGPEDLTAYPSITFRLFVKNAAAVQSVSMYLQSGSGWYLMRGLEAPAEGWNEVVVDRQGGVRIEGTPTGWQAVDHLRLNVFPAAKGTVTIQVAEMRVSTTRLPLAPPSLFQVPESDRQLPRTERRDAAGRLLQTRMILDESGRFITEQDQLLDRISRAGFNAFMPCVWHGRGALYRSDTTVIEPAFAKYFEGGKDPLAELIRKAHARGIEVHPWFCVSYRGKPDPHPEFASEGVPKGAYDLHDPAYRALIVKEMVELARRYDVDGINLDYIRTQGVSYSEIARAEYQQRFGVSMEQTRGQATPEAKQRLLEFQETPVTELVGATREGLRQVRPKAIVSVCGHPLPKPQLQIEGRNEWIWLERDLIDIAYCMDYNWRPSFVKFETARASSVAPDRLVLMLGNYDNDETGKVISRTAEQVARLVDYALLKYPTNGVALYWYGSLDEAQIGALHSGPFREPAVPNWTVKR
- a CDS encoding NAD(P)H-binding protein produces the protein MAADERRVVVAGGLGYTGSFIASHLLDAGMQVTALTAHPRRPHPLRGRVTVAPFAFDDPKALRTSLHGAQVLYNTYWVRFDRGQVSFAGAIDNTRTLLRCAAEAGVRRVVHLSVTNPSEGSRLPYYRGKALVEKVVAESGLSYGIIRPTLIFARGDILINNIAWMLRRFPAFALFGDGEYLVQPVSAEDVARIAAEAGSMKEDAVVDAAGPDTFPFGHMVRQIRAAVGGRALVVGVPPKPALIAATLIGHLVRDVVVTRDEVAGLMTNLLVSAQPPLGRTRFEEWVAENGEHLGRQYNSELARHFR